A genome region from Oenanthe melanoleuca isolate GR-GAL-2019-014 chromosome 2, OMel1.0, whole genome shotgun sequence includes the following:
- the YAE1 gene encoding protein YAE1 homolog isoform X1: MSWVQVAVRQSNEDIFDEDADEMYLLQKEWNSTMKKRLKEGYRDGIEAGKELALQTGFNQGYRHGAKLMITCGQFKGTLNALLSWCHFNGHDSALSTINNLLDVVGKHEDDLLKNLNSTEEQRQPHLGHILDSVQDMDLNHTAVTEYKEVKDGKHEDCGSSSENICRNNGEVGSLQSECSKANLCTDPEKSTLAWVKKQTVWLVEQLGLSLDVLHHVQQLEH; the protein is encoded by the exons ATGTCCTGGGTACAAGTTGCAGTCCGCCAATCCAATGAGGATATATTTGATGAAGATGCAGATGAGATGTATCTACTGCAGAAGGAATGGAACAGCACTATGAAAAAAAGATTGAAG GAAGGCTATAGGGATGGAATTGAGGCTGGGAAAGAACTTGCACTCCAGACAGGCTTTAATCAAGGTTACAGACACGGTGCCAAGCTGATGATTACGTGTGGCCAGTTCAAAGGAACCCTGAA TGCTCTCCTATCCTGGTGTCATTTTAATGGACATGATTCTGCTTTAAGTACGATAAATAATCTTCTTGATGTGGTTGGAAAGCATGAAGATGATCTGCTTAAGAATCTGAATTCTACTGAAGAACAGAGACAGCCACATCTTGGACACATTTTAGACTCAGTTCAGGACATGGACCTTAATCACACAGCTGTGACAGAGTACAAGGAAGTTAAAGATGGAAAACATGAAGACTGTGGCAGCTccagtgaaaatatttgtagGAATAATGGTGAGGTTGGTTCCTTGCAATCTGAGTGCAGCAAGGCAAACCTCTGCACAGATCCTGAAAAGTCAACCCTTGCTTGGGTTAAAAAGCAGACTGTTTGGCTAGTAGAGCAGCTGGGCTTATCACTGGATGTACTCCATCATGTACAGCAACTGGAACATTAG